One window from the genome of Dermacentor silvarum isolate Dsil-2018 chromosome 7, BIME_Dsil_1.4, whole genome shotgun sequence encodes:
- the LOC125947197 gene encoding LOW QUALITY PROTEIN: uncharacterized protein LOC125947197 (The sequence of the model RefSeq protein was modified relative to this genomic sequence to represent the inferred CDS: inserted 1 base in 1 codon) — MPGIRYYRCPRCGCHRFSLKLLFRHLHSAHGHEENWVCGLEGCMQTFRFFVSYKRHVYRKHSGALEVKQQLQENVLVETAQSSVGAAEGTLCTQEGQEEIHNEGAPCESADVPSDYARHLSVMXLKWKEVRRLPESTLNEIANYVITFVTTVLEDDKLNGEMSSSQRGAYKDQLRGLMTECGRYTYWKNHFALVEPITVMLGESNGKQDTMEYVPLCDVLKCILEHPHLSGDFNSDVKIPDHMCSVFDGSALKKHPFFAGDESKIRLQLYTDEFEVFNPLGSKRGKHKLTAVYFSVLNLGVQHRSALSGINLVLLVKDKHVCTYGFTKVLAPLLDDLAILENDGIVANGRLMKGSVFILTGDNLSSHRIGGFKASFNQGRICRFCLALRHEVNYKHLETDFVMRTPEGHQHHLNMLKAGLPTASLYGVKDASPLLALQGFDPSQHLPPDLMHDLHEGVIPFTLKHIISSLISQGCAAPSLCASMRASNESVHEPTLTDARGRQALPHEYALVVVFP; from the exons ATGCCAGGCATTCGCTACTATCGCTGCCCACGGTGTGGCTGCCACAGGTTCTCACTGAAGTTGCTCTTCAGGCACCTGCACTCAGCCCATGGCCACGAAGAAAATTGGGTGTGTGGCCTAGAAGGTTGCATGCAGACATTCAGGTTCTTCGTTTCATACAAAAGACATGTGTATCGCAAGCACTCTGGAGCGTTGGAAGTGAAACAGCAACTTCAAGAAAATGTGCTAGTGGAAACAGCTCAGAGCAGTGTGGGAGCAGCAGAAGGGACCTTATGTACCCAGGAGGGACAAGAAGAAATCCACAACGAAGGTGCCCCTTGTGAATCCGCTGATGTTCCCAGTGACTATGCAAGGCATCTTTCCGTCA TTTTAAAGTGGAAGGAGGTAAGACGTCTTCCAGAGTCAACACTGAATGAAATAGCAAATTACGTCATCACATTTGTTACAACTGTCTTGGAAGATGACAAATTGAATGGTGAAATGTCGTCCAGCCAAAGAGGAGCATACAAAGACCAGTTACGCGGGCTGATGACTGAATGTGGTCGCTACACATACTGGAAAAATCATTTCGCACTTGTTGAGCCGATAACTGTAATGCTCGGAGAGTCTAATGGAAAGCAGGACACTATGGAGTATGTGCCACTATGTGATGTGCTAAAGTGTATTCTGGAACATCCTCACCTTTCAGGTGACTTCAACAGTGACGTCAAGATACCTGATCATATGTGCTCAGTGTTTGATGGTAGTGCTTTAAAGAAGCATCCTTTCTTTGCTGGTGATGAAAGCAAGATTCGCTTGCAGTTGTACACAGATGAATTCGAGGTGTTCAACCCACTAGGCAGCAAACGAGGAAAGCACAAGTTAACTGCTGTGTACTTTTCTGTGCTAAACTTGGGTGTACAGCATCGCTCAGCACTTTCAGGCATTAACTTGGTGCTTCTAGTGAAAGACAAGCACGTTTGCACATATGGCTTTACCAAGGTTCTTGCTCCTTTGCTGGATGATCTGGCCATATTAGAAAACGATGGCATTGTTGCAAACGGAAGACTAATGAAAGGGTCTGTTTTTATATTAACTGGTGATAACCTTTCTAGCCACAGAATTGGTGGGTTTAAGGCGTCGTTCAATCAAGGGAGAATATGTAGATTCTGCCTGGCACTGCGCCACGAGGTCAACTATAAGCATTTAGAAACTGATTTTGTGATGCGAACGCCAGAAGGTCACCAGCACCATTTAAACATGTTGAAGGCAGGGCTACCAACTGCATCACTGTACGGTGTCAAGGACGCTAGCCCACTGCTTGCACTTCAGGGATTTGACCCATCTCAACATTTGCCACCAGATTTAATGCATGACTTGCATGAAGGTGTTATACCATTCACATTGAAGCACATTATTTCATCGTTAATTTCACAAG